The Ralstonia sp. RRA genomic interval GCATTGTGCGAAGTGCGACCCAAACGGCGAATGAAGTGGAAGCAGCCCTGCGCGTGGGGAATCTGCCAACGCACTCGAGCCTGGGCGGCATTCGTCGCGATCTCGTGAGCCTACGGCGCCTGCTGGCGCCGGAACCGGCAGCGCTGTTCCGGCTGGTCAATCGCCCTCCACGCTGGATGCGCGAGGAAGATGCGCAATCCCTGAGGCAATCGGCCGAGGAGTACTCCCTGGCGCTGCGGGACATGGCAGGCCTTCAAGAGCGGATTCAATTGATCGAAGGCGAGATCGCCGACAAGGTCGCCGAGCACACCAACCAGAGCGTGTGGGTGCTGACGGCGGTGACTGTGGTCGCCTTGCCGATCAATCTGGTCTCGGGGCTGCTGGGGATGAACATCGGCGGTATTCCGTTCCGAGGCGCACAGAACGGTTTCTGGATTGTCGCCCTACTATCACTCACGCTGACGAGCCTAAGTGCATGGCTCATCTTTCGGCGAAGACACAACTGAAGCAGCGCTCGACAGCAAAACGCCCTGGTAGCACTGCTCGATCTCGGCGGCGCTACCCAGTTCGGTGCCGGCATGCCTCAGGGCGGCGCCAGCGGCGGCCACGCCGTACCGAAACGCCTGGCGCACGTCAGCCCCTCGATTCAGCGCCCACACCATTGCGCCCACGAAGCTATCGCCCGCGCCAATGGTGCTGTGAACTGACGTTGCGACGGGGCATGCATGCGCCACGTCGTCCTGGGTCACCAGCATGGCTCCGCTCGCACCCAACGTGAGTGCAACGACATCGGCATGCCCTGCCCGGACAATCCCCCGGGCCGCCGCCAAACAATCGGCTTCCGTCTCCAGGGCCAGCCCAGTCAGTTGCCGGAGCTCGTTGAGACTCGGCTTGATCAGGTAGGGGGCGCTCGGCAGCGCAAGATGCAGCGCCGGCTCCGATGCATCCAGCACGACGCGGCTGCCGCGCGCCTTGGCCATTTGGATGACGCGCGCGTAAAAATCCTCAGGCACCCCGAGCGGCAGGCTTCCGCTCAGCACGAGGTAGCGCGGCGCCGGTTGCAGCGCATCGAGGCGGTCCAGGCAGTGCTGCCATTCCACCTCTGAGACGACTGGGCCGGGCATCACGAATCGGAACTCGCGGTGGGTGGAGGTTTCCGTTACCGAGAAGTTCTCTCGGGTCTCGCCTTCGATCTGGAGCGGCTCGAACGGTAGGCCTTCGGCAGTCAACAGCC includes:
- a CDS encoding 1-phosphofructokinase family hexose kinase — protein: MAEIVTLTVNPAIDIATSVERMTDTHKMRCAPARCDPGGGGINVARVVHRLGGDCLAVYLAGGPMAARLERLLTAEGLPFEPLQIEGETRENFSVTETSTHREFRFVMPGPVVSEVEWQHCLDRLDALQPAPRYLVLSGSLPLGVPEDFYARVIQMAKARGSRVVLDASEPALHLALPSAPYLIKPSLNELRQLTGLALETEADCLAAARGIVRAGHADVVALTLGASGAMLVTQDDVAHACPVATSVHSTIGAGDSFVGAMVWALNRGADVRQAFRYGVAAAGAALRHAGTELGSAAEIEQCYQGVLLSSAASVVSSPKDEPCT